Proteins from a single region of Siphonobacter curvatus:
- the nirD gene encoding nitrite reductase small subunit NirD has translation MEVLSPVTTWHRACRVEDIPADGGACVLIDGRQIAIFNFSRSNEWYATDNQCPHRQQMVLSRGMIGSQGEEPKVACPFHKKTFSLRSGQCLTDEHYQISTFPIQIIDGQVYIDV, from the coding sequence ATGGAAGTACTTTCTCCCGTAACCACCTGGCACCGGGCCTGCCGCGTGGAAGATATTCCCGCCGACGGCGGAGCCTGCGTACTCATCGACGGCCGGCAGATTGCCATTTTCAATTTTTCCCGCAGTAACGAGTGGTACGCCACTGACAACCAGTGTCCGCACCGCCAGCAAATGGTGCTTTCGCGAGGCATGATCGGCAGTCAGGGCGAGGAACCGAAAGTGGCATGTCCGTTTCACAAAAAGACGTTTTCCCTGCGATCAGGACAGTGTCTGACCGACGAACACTACCAGATTTCTACGTTTCCCATTCAAATCATCGACGGTCAGGTGTATATTGACGTATGA
- the nirB gene encoding nitrite reductase large subunit NirB, with protein sequence MNPQTEVRVVVIGNGMVGYKFCEKLLAKAKKESAFRLTVFGEESRVAYDRVHLSEYFAGKTAADLSMAPLNWYQENGIELYLSDPVVDIDRERKQVRSHHGLVVPYDYLVLATGSGAFVPPLEGVEKDGVFVYRTLEDLDLIQSYARKAKKGAVLGGGLLGLEAAKALLDLGLAEAHVVEFAPRLMPRQIDEAGSGILQRKLSSLGLQIHLSKSTQCLLGAETIEGMQFADGSVLDVDMLIISAGIRPRDELAKVAGLETHPRGGILVNNYLQTSDTSIFAIGECALVHQMIYGLVAPGYEMADVVASQIVGESKEFKPFDLSTKLKLIGVDVASFGNPFAQEPDCQTIAYENKAKGIYKRINVSSDGKTLLGGILVGEAEQYNMLLQTCKNQTVLPPNPEDLILGSRGGEEAGAGVMSLPDDALICSCEAITKAQLCHEISENGQTTVDALKKSTKACTGCGGCTPMVKDLIQAVQKQQGVYVRNIICEHFDYTRQELLDLIRINKLKTYNSVLDHFGRGHGCETCKPLVASVLASLWNENVLEQGRAVIQDSNDRFLANIQKGGSYSVVPRIPGGEITPDKLIVIGQVAKRYNLYTKITGGQRIDLFGAHVGDLPYIWEELIAAGFESGHAYGKALRTVKSCVGSTWCRFGVQDSVSFAIELEERYKGVRAPHKFKSGVSGCIRECAEAQSKDFGIIATEKGWNLYVGGNGGSKPQHAQLLAADVDKETCIRLIDRFLMFYIKTADPLTRTATWLNKLEGGMSYLKAVVVDDVLGIVADLEAEMQQLIQMYQCEWKEVVENPELRKRFTHFVNAPEHKDPTLEFTPLRTQIQAKEWK encoded by the coding sequence ATGAATCCACAAACAGAAGTACGAGTAGTCGTCATTGGCAATGGCATGGTCGGCTACAAGTTTTGTGAGAAACTCCTGGCTAAAGCAAAAAAAGAATCCGCGTTTCGGCTAACCGTATTTGGGGAAGAATCCCGCGTCGCCTACGACCGCGTACACTTAAGCGAATACTTTGCCGGGAAAACCGCCGCCGATCTTTCGATGGCACCACTGAACTGGTACCAGGAAAACGGAATCGAGCTGTATTTATCGGATCCGGTGGTGGACATTGACCGGGAACGCAAGCAGGTCCGCTCACACCACGGTCTGGTTGTTCCCTACGATTATCTGGTACTGGCGACGGGTTCCGGAGCTTTCGTGCCGCCCTTGGAAGGCGTGGAAAAAGATGGCGTATTCGTGTATCGCACGCTCGAAGATCTCGACCTGATCCAGTCCTACGCCCGCAAAGCGAAAAAAGGAGCCGTACTGGGCGGCGGTTTGCTGGGTCTGGAAGCCGCAAAAGCCCTGCTGGATTTAGGTTTGGCGGAAGCCCACGTGGTCGAATTTGCTCCCCGGTTGATGCCACGTCAGATTGATGAAGCGGGATCGGGCATTCTGCAACGCAAATTATCGTCCTTGGGATTACAGATTCATTTGTCCAAGTCCACGCAATGCCTGCTGGGAGCTGAAACCATCGAAGGCATGCAGTTCGCCGATGGCTCGGTACTTGACGTGGATATGCTCATCATTTCCGCCGGGATTCGTCCCCGCGACGAGCTGGCGAAAGTAGCCGGACTGGAAACGCACCCGCGGGGCGGCATTCTGGTGAATAACTACCTGCAAACCTCTGATACGTCAATTTTTGCGATTGGTGAGTGTGCCCTGGTGCATCAGATGATTTACGGACTGGTGGCCCCAGGGTACGAAATGGCCGACGTAGTTGCTTCTCAGATAGTAGGCGAAAGCAAGGAATTTAAGCCCTTTGATCTTTCCACCAAGCTTAAACTCATTGGCGTCGATGTGGCCAGCTTCGGTAATCCGTTCGCTCAGGAACCCGACTGCCAGACCATTGCTTACGAAAATAAAGCCAAAGGCATCTACAAACGCATCAACGTGAGTTCGGATGGCAAAACGCTGCTGGGAGGCATTCTGGTTGGCGAAGCCGAGCAATACAACATGCTGCTGCAAACCTGCAAAAACCAGACGGTGCTGCCGCCCAACCCGGAAGACCTGATTCTGGGCTCGCGGGGTGGGGAAGAAGCGGGTGCCGGCGTGATGAGCCTGCCCGACGATGCCCTGATCTGTTCCTGCGAAGCCATTACGAAAGCTCAGCTCTGCCACGAAATTTCCGAAAACGGACAGACAACCGTCGATGCCCTGAAAAAGAGTACCAAAGCCTGTACGGGTTGCGGCGGTTGTACGCCGATGGTGAAAGACCTCATTCAGGCGGTGCAGAAACAGCAGGGGGTATACGTGCGAAACATCATCTGTGAACACTTCGACTATACCCGTCAGGAATTGCTGGACCTGATCCGGATTAATAAACTCAAGACGTACAATTCCGTACTCGATCACTTCGGAAGGGGCCACGGCTGCGAAACCTGTAAACCCCTAGTCGCTTCGGTACTGGCCAGTTTGTGGAATGAAAACGTACTCGAGCAGGGCCGGGCGGTGATTCAGGATTCTAACGACCGTTTCCTGGCCAATATTCAGAAAGGCGGTAGTTACTCGGTCGTACCTCGGATTCCCGGTGGTGAAATTACGCCCGACAAGCTGATTGTGATCGGTCAAGTCGCCAAGCGATACAATTTGTACACCAAAATTACGGGTGGTCAGCGGATTGATCTATTCGGGGCTCACGTGGGCGATTTACCCTACATCTGGGAAGAACTCATCGCCGCTGGTTTTGAAAGTGGTCACGCCTACGGCAAAGCCCTGCGTACGGTAAAAAGTTGCGTCGGATCGACCTGGTGCCGGTTTGGGGTACAGGACTCCGTATCGTTCGCCATCGAACTCGAAGAACGGTACAAAGGTGTTCGGGCTCCGCACAAATTCAAATCGGGCGTCTCGGGCTGTATTCGGGAATGTGCCGAAGCCCAGAGCAAGGATTTTGGCATTATTGCTACCGAAAAGGGCTGGAACCTCTACGTGGGCGGCAACGGTGGCTCCAAGCCCCAGCATGCCCAGTTACTGGCGGCCGACGTGGACAAAGAAACGTGTATCCGGCTGATCGACCGTTTCCTGATGTTCTACATCAAAACTGCTGATCCGCTGACGCGTACGGCCACCTGGCTCAACAAGCTGGAAGGCGGTATGAGTTACCTTAAAGCCGTTGTTGTGGACGACGTACTGGGTATCGTGGCTGATCTGGAAGCGGAAATGCAGCAATTGATCCAGATGTACCAGTGCGAATGGAAAGAAGTCGTGGAGAACCCCGAATTACGCAAGCGGTTTACGCACTTCGTAAACGCCCCGGAACACAAAGATCCCACGCTGGAATTTACTCCCCTGCGGACGCAGATTCAGGCCAAAGAATGGAAATAA
- a CDS encoding FecR family protein codes for MTQERLNFLLQQVQTGQATPAERTELDVWYAQFENRPSLTDQLDTQARQALEEKMLNQIQSRLDPAEPEEETTVVPLRRSWRRMAAGVVAVLALATLWLYVSRNAPGTPESMVPMLVQKTGYGQTRTFTLPDGSEVTLNGNSSLSYPQQWTGNREVQLTGEAYFKVVHTKDHRRFSVVTADNFRVNVLGTQFTVSRRKAKTRVVLNEGKVQCLINEKAQADSIILKPGQLVEFARIPENYTLKQVDASLYSAWKDHKLILRNTSLKELTEVLEDTYGYRVNVEKASLLDRRMSGSLPTNDVNVLLEGIAEACKVSIRQEEGRIYLTDQSR; via the coding sequence ATGACTCAGGAACGACTTAATTTTCTCTTACAGCAAGTACAAACGGGGCAGGCCACGCCAGCCGAGCGTACCGAACTCGACGTTTGGTACGCTCAGTTTGAGAACCGCCCCTCGCTGACCGACCAGCTGGATACGCAGGCCCGGCAGGCTCTGGAAGAGAAAATGCTGAATCAGATACAAAGTCGCCTCGACCCAGCCGAACCGGAAGAAGAAACGACCGTCGTGCCCTTGCGTCGAAGCTGGCGACGGATGGCCGCTGGCGTAGTAGCCGTTCTCGCTCTGGCTACGCTTTGGTTATACGTAAGTCGGAATGCTCCAGGCACGCCCGAATCTATGGTACCGATGCTGGTACAGAAAACGGGTTACGGACAGACGCGTACGTTTACCTTGCCCGATGGTTCGGAAGTAACGCTGAACGGGAATTCGAGTCTCTCGTATCCGCAGCAATGGACGGGAAATCGGGAGGTACAACTCACGGGCGAAGCGTATTTTAAGGTAGTCCATACCAAAGACCATCGCCGCTTTAGCGTCGTAACGGCTGATAACTTCCGGGTGAACGTACTCGGGACGCAGTTTACCGTCAGCCGCCGGAAGGCCAAAACGCGGGTAGTATTGAATGAAGGCAAAGTACAGTGTCTAATCAACGAAAAAGCTCAAGCCGATTCCATTATACTGAAACCCGGCCAACTGGTAGAATTTGCCCGTATCCCTGAAAATTACACCCTGAAACAAGTAGACGCCTCGCTGTATTCAGCCTGGAAAGATCACAAACTTATTCTGCGAAATACGTCCTTAAAAGAACTCACCGAAGTACTCGAAGACACCTACGGCTATCGTGTCAACGTAGAAAAGGCATCGCTGCTCGACCGTCGTATGTCGGGTTCGCTGCCCACCAATGATGTAAACGTATTATTAGAAGGCATCGCCGAAGCCTGCAAAGTCAGCATTCGTCAGGAGGAAGGCCGCATCTACCTCACGGATCAGTCCCGATAA
- a CDS encoding ATP-binding protein, with product MNALDRQVARRLTRYYLLALHVIALLSIGGLWFIRQTIHTHYADSRVLNVAGRQRMLSQRLTKLALLRLSPLPSADSVLYDSLLQSLKTSHEQLKAGVLIMEKEYTVRRSPTIDRMFQQLEPVFQAMYQSFVWVNTPGQTPDQQRQTLTELLKQEPVFLQRMNALVFQFDAESTARVNELERLETILTLATLLTLLLEGLFVFRPVVQYTKQVIRQLTQSEEALQESNEQLALANEELRTTQEEVLRLSDEQHALQRTEDHIRSAALLEGQEEERRRFARELHDGIGQMLTGLYLQAAKFRKVPFPEERQRQRADELVEAIQLIIQTTRQISHNLMPTLLGDYGLAASLQLLADQLSKSASCAIRFEQQGEEKRLAPAQEIALYRIAQEAVTNALKHAKAGQIALVLHYQPEAVTLRIQDDGVGIAEISGREGSGLENMQTRAQLLQATFQLHSIPGKGTWIEVHLPLG from the coding sequence ATGAATGCACTCGACCGGCAGGTAGCTCGCCGTCTGACCCGTTATTATCTGCTGGCTCTGCACGTCATTGCTCTGCTGAGTATCGGAGGACTATGGTTCATTCGTCAAACCATCCATACGCACTACGCCGACAGCCGGGTACTGAATGTAGCCGGCCGTCAACGAATGCTTAGCCAGCGACTTACCAAGCTGGCTTTGCTGCGTTTATCCCCCCTGCCCAGTGCTGATTCGGTGCTATACGATTCGCTGCTGCAAAGCCTGAAAACGAGTCACGAACAGTTGAAGGCAGGGGTACTGATCATGGAAAAGGAGTACACGGTACGCCGAAGCCCAACGATTGACCGGATGTTTCAGCAACTGGAACCCGTTTTTCAGGCCATGTACCAAAGCTTCGTTTGGGTGAATACGCCGGGACAAACGCCAGATCAGCAACGACAGACGCTGACGGAATTGCTGAAGCAGGAGCCGGTCTTTCTCCAGCGGATGAACGCCCTGGTTTTTCAGTTCGACGCGGAAAGTACGGCCCGGGTCAACGAACTGGAACGGCTGGAAACCATACTAACACTAGCGACTTTACTGACGCTTTTGCTGGAAGGCCTGTTCGTATTTCGGCCCGTAGTTCAATATACCAAGCAGGTCATTCGTCAACTGACGCAGTCGGAAGAGGCCTTGCAGGAAAGTAATGAGCAACTGGCCCTGGCGAACGAAGAATTACGCACGACGCAGGAAGAAGTACTGCGGCTTAGCGATGAACAACATGCGTTGCAACGCACGGAAGACCATATCCGCTCGGCGGCTTTGCTGGAAGGGCAGGAGGAGGAACGTCGCCGCTTCGCCCGCGAACTGCACGATGGCATCGGGCAAATGCTGACGGGCCTGTACCTGCAGGCGGCTAAATTTCGGAAAGTGCCCTTTCCCGAAGAGCGGCAACGGCAGCGGGCCGATGAACTGGTGGAAGCCATTCAGCTCATCATCCAGACCACCCGGCAGATTTCGCATAATCTGATGCCGACCTTGCTGGGCGATTACGGATTGGCGGCTTCCTTGCAGTTACTGGCCGATCAGCTCAGTAAATCGGCCAGCTGTGCGATTCGTTTTGAACAGCAGGGCGAGGAAAAACGACTGGCACCGGCTCAGGAAATTGCCCTGTATCGCATTGCTCAGGAAGCTGTCACCAATGCTCTTAAACATGCCAAAGCCGGGCAGATTGCCTTAGTTCTGCACTACCAGCCCGAGGCCGTAACCCTGCGAATTCAGGACGACGGCGTAGGCATCGCCGAAATTTCCGGCCGCGAAGGGAGTGGATTGGAAAACATGCAAACACGGGCTCAACTTCTGCAGGCCACCTTTCAACTGCATTCTATACCCGGAAAAGGAACCTGGATTGAAGTACATTTGCCGCTAGGCTAA
- a CDS encoding sensor histidine kinase, protein MASSISDTDLSGLATYLFTRREAILNHWRNQCEQDTTLLNVSGLAREEFNNMIPLLLTILHQRLQKQPEGNDPVEIAAAHGLHRWQKGLTLKNLLAEINYLYAGVIRELQLYREFFPDSDADVLIAGYQEVDRLKTETMLGSVREYDQQQQLAAASRANRLQYTLDQLQDMTRLRGDLLRTSSHDLKSSFGVVRNAAILLDQAEKPEEERTKLLQMLNRNLGNIHEMLQQLTDLSRLEAGYEVLDIQRFDASQLLYGLVESAQPLAVQKGLILRADGPPELLVSNDSVKIHRIVQNLLLNAIKYTQTGIVSVSWSKEGDFRWYISVQDSGPGLSDGLVALFSKQLMPKAEESGVLQRDLSEVDEVPNLTSEELNYTTSQGLPVSEGVGLLIVKRLCELLGGMVEIESIINVGTLFRIRLMLEHKA, encoded by the coding sequence ATGGCTTCTTCTATCTCAGATACTGACCTTTCTGGTTTAGCCACCTATTTGTTTACCCGCCGAGAAGCTATTCTCAATCATTGGCGTAATCAATGCGAACAGGATACCACCCTGCTCAATGTTTCTGGCCTTGCCCGCGAAGAGTTCAACAATATGATTCCGCTTTTGTTGACGATTCTTCACCAACGCCTACAAAAACAGCCGGAGGGCAATGATCCCGTCGAAATTGCGGCCGCTCATGGCTTGCACCGCTGGCAAAAAGGCCTGACATTGAAAAATTTACTAGCCGAAATTAATTACCTGTACGCGGGTGTGATTCGGGAACTTCAATTGTACCGGGAATTTTTCCCCGATAGTGATGCCGACGTGCTGATTGCTGGCTATCAGGAAGTGGATCGACTGAAAACCGAAACCATGTTGGGCAGTGTGCGGGAATACGATCAGCAACAGCAGCTTGCCGCGGCCAGTCGGGCCAATCGCCTGCAGTATACGCTGGATCAGTTGCAGGACATGACCCGCCTTCGGGGGGATTTGTTACGGACCTCCTCGCATGATCTCAAAAGCAGTTTTGGCGTAGTACGTAATGCCGCCATCTTGCTGGATCAGGCCGAAAAACCCGAAGAAGAACGTACGAAGTTACTGCAAATGCTGAACCGCAATCTGGGAAATATCCACGAGATGCTACAGCAACTCACGGATTTGTCGCGTCTGGAGGCGGGCTATGAAGTGCTTGACATCCAGCGTTTTGATGCTTCACAGCTTCTCTACGGACTTGTGGAAAGTGCCCAGCCGTTGGCGGTTCAGAAAGGCCTGATCTTACGGGCCGATGGTCCACCCGAATTACTGGTGTCGAACGATTCCGTGAAGATTCACCGCATTGTTCAGAATTTGCTGCTTAATGCCATCAAATACACGCAAACCGGAATCGTTTCCGTCTCCTGGTCCAAAGAAGGTGATTTTCGCTGGTATATCAGCGTGCAGGATAGCGGTCCGGGTTTGTCCGATGGGCTCGTCGCTCTGTTTTCCAAACAACTCATGCCCAAAGCCGAGGAGTCAGGGGTACTTCAGCGGGATCTTTCGGAGGTCGATGAAGTACCCAACCTTACCAGTGAAGAGCTCAATTATACCACCTCCCAAGGCCTGCCCGTTAGCGAAGGGGTAGGTTTACTGATTGTGAAACGCCTTTGCGAATTACTCGGCGGTATGGTAGAGATTGAATCCATTATCAACGTGGGTACGCTTTTCCGAATTCGTCTCATGCTCGAACATAAAGCCTAA
- a CDS encoding YihY/virulence factor BrkB family protein, whose amino-acid sequence MKEKISFKGIWEVLKNAFSGFSDDKVTKLGASLSYYTVFSMGPLIIVIISLCGIFLGREAVEGQIYETLNGFLGKESALQLQDIVKKAAISGKSNTAAVIGFGTLLLGATTVFAEIQDSINTIWGIRAKPKKGWLKMIQNRFLSFSVIVSLAFILLVSLAVTSLLDGISGRLQARFSDVSVVAFYVINQLITFAVISLIFGVVFKVLPDAKIKWKDVRAGAMVTAVLFMIGKFGISFYIGQSDVGGTYGAAGSLVIVLLWAYYSSLILYFGAEFTKAYAIKYGSAIHPSEYAVTIKEVQVEAGSKSIQQTEKEKEKVVS is encoded by the coding sequence ATGAAAGAAAAAATCTCATTCAAAGGCATCTGGGAAGTTTTAAAAAACGCCTTTTCCGGATTCTCGGACGACAAAGTCACCAAACTGGGGGCGTCCCTTTCGTACTATACGGTGTTCTCCATGGGACCGCTGATCATTGTGATCATTTCGCTCTGTGGTATTTTCCTGGGCCGTGAAGCCGTGGAAGGGCAGATTTACGAAACCCTCAATGGATTTCTGGGCAAAGAATCCGCCCTGCAATTACAGGATATTGTGAAGAAAGCGGCCATCAGTGGTAAGAGTAATACAGCCGCCGTGATTGGTTTTGGCACGCTGTTGCTGGGGGCAACGACGGTATTCGCTGAAATTCAGGATTCGATCAATACCATCTGGGGAATCCGGGCTAAACCGAAAAAAGGCTGGCTGAAAATGATTCAGAATCGTTTTCTTTCCTTTTCCGTGATTGTGAGTTTAGCTTTTATACTGCTGGTTTCCCTGGCCGTCACCTCCTTACTCGACGGGATCAGTGGTCGCCTACAAGCCCGCTTTTCGGATGTGTCCGTCGTCGCCTTTTATGTCATTAACCAGTTGATTACCTTCGCCGTCATCTCGCTCATTTTCGGAGTCGTATTCAAGGTTTTACCCGATGCCAAAATCAAATGGAAAGACGTTCGGGCGGGTGCGATGGTAACGGCGGTGCTGTTTATGATTGGGAAGTTTGGTATTTCCTTCTACATCGGTCAGAGCGACGTGGGCGGTACCTACGGAGCCGCTGGATCATTGGTTATCGTGTTGCTTTGGGCTTATTACTCTTCCCTGATTCTGTACTTCGGAGCCGAATTTACGAAGGCTTACGCCATTAAATATGGTTCAGCCATTCATCCGAGTGAGTATGCTGTAACGATCAAAGAGGTGCAGGTGGAAGCGGGAAGCAAATCCATTCAGCAAACGGAAAAAGAGAAAGAGAAGGTTGTGTCGTAA
- a CDS encoding response regulator transcription factor, which translates to MAIRILIADDHSMVRKGIRTLLEDETDLQIVGEAADGDEALELLPQLHPDVLLLDITMPRLSGIEVSRMTAQQFPQVKVLIFSMHNHPDYILSAVQYGASGYLLKDTDDEEILQAIRTVAAGDLYYPPSASSVIIKQLVLAKPKARVEVTTNASIWNKLTSREAQVLGCLTEGLSNQEIARRFDTSPNTVANQRASILRKANVKNTAELISLALKEPPGA; encoded by the coding sequence ATGGCGATACGAATTCTGATTGCGGATGATCACTCGATGGTACGAAAAGGGATTCGTACCTTACTGGAAGACGAAACAGACCTGCAAATCGTCGGCGAAGCCGCCGACGGTGACGAGGCTCTGGAACTGCTGCCCCAGCTTCACCCCGACGTCTTACTGCTAGATATTACCATGCCACGTCTTTCGGGCATTGAAGTCAGCCGCATGACGGCTCAGCAGTTTCCTCAGGTGAAAGTGCTGATTTTCAGTATGCACAATCATCCCGATTACATTCTCAGTGCCGTGCAGTACGGAGCGTCGGGTTACTTGCTGAAAGATACCGACGACGAAGAAATTCTACAGGCCATCCGTACCGTAGCAGCGGGCGATCTATACTATCCGCCTTCGGCCTCAAGCGTCATTATCAAACAATTGGTACTGGCGAAGCCCAAAGCTCGTGTGGAAGTTACTACGAATGCCTCGATCTGGAATAAACTCACCAGCCGGGAAGCTCAGGTACTGGGTTGTCTGACGGAAGGCCTGAGTAATCAGGAAATTGCCCGCCGATTCGATACTAGTCCGAATACCGTAGCCAACCAGCGGGCGAGTATTCTTCGAAAAGCAAATGTCAAGAACACGGCTGAACTCATCAGTCTGGCTCTGAAGGAGCCGCCGGGGGCTTGA
- a CDS encoding RNA polymerase sigma-70 factor, with translation MLKQDDRSAFEVLYRKYWRRLYDSAYRRVQTREDCEEIVQELFLDLWSKRQHLEITTSLEVYLFTALRYRIYNYIRSLLTKKAHLDYVLQRGDHEANLVEDQLYYEELQRALDAGVAQLPEKYRRVYELSRQEHYTYREIAQLLELPIDTVEKQMAKALKLLRLHLKEHLFMLLLAANLLA, from the coding sequence CTGCTCAAGCAGGACGATCGTTCTGCTTTTGAGGTCTTGTACCGAAAATACTGGCGTCGGCTCTATGATTCCGCGTACCGGCGGGTACAAACCCGGGAGGATTGCGAGGAAATTGTGCAGGAATTGTTCCTGGACCTCTGGTCCAAGCGCCAGCACCTGGAAATTACGACTTCGCTGGAAGTGTACCTGTTTACCGCCCTTCGCTACCGGATTTATAACTACATCCGTTCCCTGCTGACGAAAAAAGCCCACTTGGATTACGTGCTACAGCGGGGCGACCACGAGGCGAACCTTGTAGAAGATCAGCTATATTACGAAGAACTGCAACGAGCCCTCGACGCTGGCGTGGCCCAGCTCCCCGAAAAATACCGGCGGGTGTACGAACTAAGTCGGCAGGAGCATTACACCTACCGGGAAATTGCCCAGCTCCTGGAACTCCCAATCGACACGGTCGAAAAACAGATGGCTAAAGCTCTGAAACTACTGCGTCTTCACCTGAAAGAGCATCTGTTTATGCTTTTGCTGGCCGCTAATCTGCTGGCCTGA